Genomic DNA from Danio rerio strain Tuebingen ecotype United States chromosome 5, GRCz12tu, whole genome shotgun sequence:
CAGCATCCAGAGCAAGGCCTCTATCCTTCACAATCCTCCTTTATACGGGGTTACCCTGCCCTCCACTTGGACCACACACTAAACCCACACCATTGTGGCCTGGAGCACCGTGGCCCTGCTTACCCACAAACCCATACTTTCAAACGGCCCAAATTCCACGGACGCAACTTTTCTCGTGCTGCCTGCTTTTCACAATACGAGACCATGTACCAGCACTACTATTTTCAAGGCTTGACCTTCCCACAACCTGAAGGTCAGCCTAGTAATGGACTCCACAAAGGACACAATAGACCCTTCCAGCCAGGACTTCTGTATCCTACTGTGGTACACATGGCACCAGCTTCCTCTTCCCGCCTGGGTGACTCTGGAAGCACCTCTGGACTTAGTTGTTACCACGGGCACCGGTCTGTGTGTAGCGGTTACCTTGCGGACTGTCCCGGAAGCGACAGCAGCAGTAGCTCGGGTCAGTGCCACTGTTCATCAAGCGACTCCATGTTGGATTGTACGGAGGTCAGCAACCAGGGTGTGTACGGGAGCTGCTCTACGTTTCGAAGTTCGCTAAGCAGCGATTACGATCCCTATGTGTATCGCAGTAAGAGTCCATGTCGGGGGTCAGCTGGGGAGGCTGGGGCAGTGTTTTCAGCTGCCCCTCCAGCAGATGACACTTCAGCCCCAGTATCAGGTATGATAGACTGCTTGCAACCTCCAGGTGGAGCTTGTTACAGTTCTGGGGACCAATTGTCCAACTGTAGCCTGGAGCCCAACTGTAGTAACCACTCTTCAGTGGAAACCAGGGAACTTACTAGCACTACCTCAGCTGGGCCCCTTGAGGGCAATGTGGCAGAAAGAAGCCACAACTCTGTGAAGCCTTGTGGAGAGCAAGGGGTAGCTTGCAACTGCTGTTTCGAGGTACCGAAATTAAACCTAGAACGTAAAGGTAAGGAAGGAGAGGACAGAGGACACTGCAGGTGGGCCACAGAGGCTCAAGCAGTGGCTTCCTCACAGAACTTTTATAGTGTTAGCACAGAGCAGCTGCCATCTCCAGATCATGTTAGCTATGACGGACTGCCATGCTGCTTCTACACAGAGATGACTGTGCACCGAGGAGGTGCTAATCATTACGCTGAAGACTGTTCGGTTAACATACAGTATGCCCAAACAGACAGTGATGGCTGCATGGGACAGGGTTGCTGTGAGCTAGCACAGCGAATACCCATAATTCCTGAGGATACAGACTGTGAATTAGGCTTGGGTCCAGAACCACAAACAAGTTTGCTTTCTTCTAGACTTACCACGGAGCGAGAGGAGAGGACTTCTTCTGAGGACACTTGTGACTTGTTTTTCACCTCAGGACAATGTAGAGGTCAAGTTTATCAGCAGCCTCAAGATGAAGAGGCGAGAGCACTGTTTTCCTCAAAGTGTAACGCCGTGTCTGAAACACAAGGGAGCAGCACATCGTCTTTTGATGGATCGGGACTCTGATAGAAACCCCAACACAGTGCAGGCtcttgaaaaagaataaatgctAAACTTTTTAATAGCTATGTTGTCAAAACTCTGGAGTGTACTTATCAGAAAGGGTTTGTGTTTCAAATCAAGATTCAAcagttgtactttttttttggtttgtttgtcagTGTTGATATTGTTCATTCCTGTGGCCTTCAGAATCAGTCACATCAACACAACGGATATAGAAGTTCTAGAAGGCGAAAGATAATAGCTATATTTGATTTTCACATACTTCCTCATGCAAATGTGAGTCTCACAGAGCATCATTACATGCATGCCTCTTTCTTGATTGGACTAGGACCAGGGAACGCGTCTGTAAATGTACATGGCTACCTTTTTTATTGACAATTTAGATTACGCCTGAGTTCTACGTTATTAGCGAAGATGATTgaaatgctcttttttttttttttttttacacaaattttATTCACAATTGCATGCATGAGTAGTAAGAAGTCATACAGCATGTACTTACATCTCGATTGAATTATTTCGTTTAGAGAAATAAAAACCAAAACGGAACACTTCACGTGAAGGGGGAGGCCACATCGGGTGCTGAGCTCGTTTTTCACTTAACTAGGTGCAACTCGGCCTTGAATATGTACAATGTACACCTCCCTCTTCTCTTCCTCTCTCAGGGCCTTTATCTGTTTAGTACAGACCAATAATTAAAagcttcttttgtttttgttttttaaacacttATCAATGGAGACTACTGAGCTACATGTAAATCCCACCAAAGTTTAGTTTGTCTCCTGGGTACCGTCAAAACACCACTGGTAGAATTAGAACCTGA
This window encodes:
- the znrf3 gene encoding E3 ubiquitin-protein ligase znrf3 isoform X1, which produces MHPLGLCNNNDEEDLYEYGWVGVVKLEQPELDPSCLTVLGKAKRAVQRGATAVIFDVSENPDAIDQLNQVSEDPLKRPVVYVKGADAVKLMNIVNKQKVARARIQHRPPRPTEYFDMGIFLAFFVVVSLVCLILLIKIKLKQRRSQSSMNRMAIQALEKMETCKFKAKFKGQREASCGASDSVSSSSTSDCAICLEKYIDGEELRVIPCAHRFHKKCVDPWLLQHHTCPHCRHNIIDQKKGNPGAVCLDPGNPVHGRQQRVVLPVHYPGRVHRAGQVTAYPTRTSMDPHGNPITVLTVDQHPEQGLYPSQSSFIRGYPALHLDHTLNPHHCGLEHRGPAYPQTHTFKRPKFHGRNFSRAACFSQYETMYQHYYFQGLTFPQPEGQPSNGLHKGHNRPFQPGLLYPTVVHMAPASSSRLGDSGSTSGLSCYHGHRSVCSGYLADCPGSDSSSSSGQCHCSSSDSMLDCTEVSNQGVYGSCSTFRSSLSSDYDPYVYRSKSPCRGSAGEAGAVFSAAPPADDTSAPVSGMIDCLQPPGGACYSSGDQLSNCSLEPNCSNHSSVETRELTSTTSAGPLEGNVAERSHNSVKPCGEQGVACNCCFEVPKLNLERKGKEGEDRGHCRWATEAQAVASSQNFYSVSTEQLPSPDHVSYDGLPCCFYTEMTVHRGGANHYAEDCSVNIQYAQTDSDGCMGQGCCELAQRIPIIPEDTDCELGLGPEPQTSLLSSRLTTEREERTSSEDTCDLFFTSGQCRGQVYQQPQDEEARALFSSKCNAVSETQGSSTSSFDGSGL
- the znrf3 gene encoding E3 ubiquitin-protein ligase znrf3 precursor (The RefSeq protein has 3 substitutions compared to this genomic sequence) encodes the protein MMILPRTGFGRGADSVVLVLLWVLGSVLAKDTAFVEVVLFESSPNGDYTTYTTGLQGRFSRAGATISAEGEIVQMHPLGLCNNNDEEDLYEYGWVGVVKLEQPELDPSCLTVLGKAKRAVQRGATAVIFDVSENPDAIDQLNQVSEDPLKRPVVYVKGTDAVKLMNIVNKQKVARARIQHRPPRPTEYFDMGIFLAFFVVVSLVCLILLIKIKLKQRRSQSSMNRMAIQALEKMETCKFKAKFKGQREASCGASDSVSSSSTSDCAICLEKYIDGEELRVIPCAHRFHKKCVDPWLLQHHTCPHCRHNIIDQKKGNPGAVCLDPGNPVHGRQQRVVLPVHYPGRVHRAGQVTAYPTRTSMDPHGNPITVLTVDQHPEQGLYPSQSSFIRGYPALHLDHTLNPHHCGLEHRGPAYPQTHTFKRPKFHGRNFSRAACFSQYETMYQHYYFQGLTFPQPEGQPSNGLHKGHNRPFQPGLLYPTVVHMAPASSSRLGDSGSTSGLSCYHGHRSVCSGYLADCPGSDSSSSSGQCHCSSSDSMLDCTEVSNQGVYGSCSTFRSSLSSDYDPYVYRSKSPCRGSAGEAGAVFSAAPPADDTSAPVSGMIDCLQPPGGACYSSGDQLSNCSLEPNCSNHSSVETRELTSTTSAGPLEGNVAERSHNSVKPCGEQGVACNCCFEVPKLNLERKSKEGEDRGRCRWATEAQAVASSQNFYSVSTEQLPSPDHVSYDGLPCCFYTEMTVHRGGANHYAEDCSVNIQYAQTDSDGCMGQGCCELAQRIPIIPEDTDCELGLGPEPQTSLLSSRLTTEREERTSSEDTCDLFFTSGQCRGQVYQQPQDEEARALFSSKCNAVSETQGSSTSSFDGSGL